The Bradysia coprophila strain Holo2 chromosome X, BU_Bcop_v1, whole genome shotgun sequence genomic interval TAAACGTGACCACAAATGATAAGATGTGACGGATGTTGTCTTATTACTTGTTTGTGTTGGGTAGCGAATGTGTAGTGTAGTTTTGATCATTGGTACATACAAACTTTGGTGTTCAACTTCAAATTTGTTAGATGTTCTTGGTGGATGTGAAACAAAATTCGTTCAGAAGTTGATATTATAACCAAAATCTACTTTAATTTTCAACTACCTACCCACACggtaatttcaataaaacaaaaacattgctCACACTTTGGTTTAGTGCATCGGATacatgagaattttttttgctgtaaaGTAACGGCcttcataattttatttaaattggttGAGATCAGGACCGGaagtaatttttataaatgctAGGTCTTCGAAGGTTTCAATGGCTGCAGTCGCTTACGTTTTTCACAATAATGATTGCACTTGTTGTGTAGCAGATAAGATATCTAGCTTTGTTTGGTTTGGGCATTGGTGGGCCGAATGCAACACACTGataatactaaaaaaaatttaatcgaattgACCGGACTGTGACATTACCCTAGCACACTTCTGAAGCATATTTGTGTGGTCATTGTCgataaaactttattaaaaCTTTATTAAACAAACTTAACTACAGAAAACTTGCAAGTATCCAGGCTTCGAGCCCAACTAATCCAAACCTGTTTATCCGACATTACTGCTGAAAAGTTGCATATTCTCCATCCCTTTCATCCACAGAAATTccaattttgtgtgaattttggttattgaaagaaatGGAACCACAGTGGTTTCACCGGAGAATCTATAACCGAAAAAATTTGTCCGAAATATGTATGTGGCGACAGTCACTCTTTCAAAGCCAATGAGTCAGATCTTccagataaaatatttttttggaaaaagaaacatttaaatttgccTGTTATTTACTGATGTCGATAAAACGATCAGACTGTCATAGACAGTagacagaaaaataattatttattcaagaTACACAGCAAACGAGTTGTACCTCCTTCATCATATACAAAGAACTTACTCATTACGTTTATGATAAACGTTAAATATGATAAACAGACATGAGAAGTGTTGGTGTTAATCAACAAATACCATTAATAAAATTCCAGTATAAATGTTGTCAAACAATGAATCGTACGGGGTCTGTATTGCCCCATGTTTGTTTACTAATTTTGCTAATCTGCAATTCGAAATTGAAGTCATGTTTCGAATTAAAGTTCCAAACATTTGGTGTGTATGGCAGTTGCGTTTTAtctaatttggaaaaatgaatatgatcgaaaatatattttgccgACAACATCggttttctataaaaaaaagtatttctttTTCAGTAAGATGCATCACTCGATGTCTTTTGATTGGACGACAAATGTTGGGGACTTCTTCTTTAAAGGTTTAACGATAAATACAGCGGGATCATTTACTGCACTGTGCGCTGTATTGATAATATTATCGTTAACATATGAACTGATGAAGGTCAGTAAAATGGCACACACCTAaaagttaattatttttttaccatCCTAACGAACGACCCTAATTCGAAGGCTTTGaaatttccaagaaatttcaatgtttcactaaaaataattgaCTTAAGAAAGCGGGTCAATACTCGCGGGAAAAGTGCATTATTTCGATTGTCGGCTCCTGATGTTCCAAACTACTAACTAATATCAACTCTTGTAGGTACACGCAGCAAAAGTACGTGCTCGCACCGCTCGTGAACGACTCCGTTCGGCTTCGTGTGCACCCAGTGAAACTGCCACGCTTATTACATCCAACTCAACCACTTTCGGGCGGCAACAATTTCCACAACAATTGGCCAAACTATCTGCCGAAGCTGCCGTTTTCCTGCTGCATAACACATTGGGCTATGCTCTGATGTTGTCGGTAATGATCTACAATGGGTACCTGTTCATCACGGTTGTATTGAGCATGGGACTTGGATATTTCCTATTCGGACACATATCGATGAAAGTGAATATGGAAAATATGCAGGCGCGCACGACAAATGTTATCTGTGCACCGATTTGCCCGGAAGGTAATTGTTTGAATAGTTTATTTTAGCTATATACATAACTATATATAACTTGAAACTGAAATTCAATCTGTTATAATGTATAGAACCAACAAGTAGTTCATCCAGTCGTCCATCAGGCCATTGCGAATTGACCAATGAAACGCCAACTGTATTGAGGGAGATACAAGGCAGCTCATCTTGTGAAAGCAATATAACGGATTCTTGCCGGTTGTAGTATTAAATGATATCTGAATCACTAGAGTTTATGcatcaatttcaacaattaTTATGGTTTATCGTTCAGGTTAACCACAGTGAATACATATTATATATAGCTCAACCAAAATTATTACGATATTATTACGATATAATTCTCTACGCATCATCAGTGATAGTGATTTTATTCCTGtgtgaatttacattttagattttaagagattttaaatttttatataaaacgaATAACGGAATAAcggttttcgttgtatgagttcttttcttcttcatttgttgaaataatttgtttgtgtAAATAAATGTTGTATTATTGCCATTGAGGAtcgattttgaaattataacaCATACACGCACAGCTCACACCGTATCCGCGAAACTGCATTACCGTTGTTCAAACGTGCCACGttgataaattgaataatcatgtccggagcgttagcggtGGACTTGAcacagtctaacttccaaaaaaagaacgaagaaaattttttgagacgcggcaactatatataggcgaaaatttaagtttctttcctttggcctgtatcaccacaaatcctattctatcttattcgcgcatcaaatacgagcaaaacgagctatcactcgactatgtagctctaaaattaccggagatacatcgttttgaaattatcACTTTTCATAgtaaatacaccaaattgacttttcccaaacaatcaaaatctttcaacttactctgtatgtttctatctatctaatctatctatcgatcgacggacgatctcggaaactagtcagccaatctccatgaaattttgcaggaacctcagggtgggcataaaaatgaaattgtgatacgccattaccccaggaaaaaccagaattttgttttattggcctcgaagtggtttctgagtgtagTTTTCGAGggacgcgttttcggctgtagcttagctgtattgaaacctacagaggcgtgcgacttatcaaatgaaaggtattcgtaacacgattcgaacaaaaaaataattaaaaaaatctggtcagattcgtttgagctagagtgattagagtgaccaaattttgagctactcgagcgtaggatgaaaggactaaaatttttttgggttatgaaagatagagagttactttcttcggcaaagtctcataGTTTTACGAgaagaacagaggggcatatgtaaaaaatgtcgaaagttggaaatgggtgggtcagggtcaattatgttttcagaggtatttcttgaatggtggcagatagagttactttcttcggcaaagtctcagagttttacgagtagaaaagaagggcatttgtgaaaaatgtcgaaagttggaaatgggtgggtcaattgggattttggagatatttcttgaattgtggcagatagagaactactttcttcgtcaaattttcgattttcgtcaatcaaattttcgaatttcgtcaaattttcgattttcctcaaatattcgattttcgtcaaggtttcgattttcgtcaaattttcgattttcgtcaaattttcgaacttcgtcaaattttcgattttcgccaaattttcgaatttcgtcaaattttcgattttcgtcaaattttcgaatttcgtaaaattttcgattttcgttaaatttcagcttcgttacacaaaaaataaattttacacccaattttagttcaaacaagctggcttagtttttctcatcatctgccaaataatttttacaaaaaaaaattgactggaaacaaccaaaattttaccaaaacgagccatcagaacagtcggagcgtttgcagCGACTGAGCcacgtacaaacccgtatatctattgcgtacgtgaccctagtgcgtctgtcaccctattttgaccgtaagcctatgcgccggttaaagtagttaaagtaaaattattatgtaatgtgtacatcttagaaattgcgcatagcgcaattacgaagccccgtacgacgttcctttcaaataaaacaaaaatttcaaatagccctaaaattttaatttattgagtataaatacacatagggcctagtatcggcctcagtccgaggattcaaatttaattttttgttcaactacattctattcggcctttgattaccttccaaatgaaacaaaaaatacggaaaacggatgaaatttgctcgagttatatgtaaaatacacataaggccctagtagcggccttagtccgaggacccaaatttaattttttttcaacaacattctattcggcctttgattaccttccaaatgaaacaaaaattacgaaaaacggatgaaatttgctcgagttatatgtaaaatacacatagggccctagtagcggccttagtccaaggacccaaatttatttttttttttcaacaacattctattcggtgttcgattatctttcaaatgaaacaaagattacgaaaaacggatgaaatttactcgagttgtatgtaaaatacgcatagggccctagtagcggccttagtccgaggacccgaatttaatttttttttcaacaacattctattcggcctttgattaccttccaaatgacacaaaaattacgaaaaacgaatgaaatttacttgagttctatgtaaaatatgcatagggccctagtagcttttcacttctaaggccctaactcacggtctactcacccgattttaaaaaacttttttttcctggattggtattgacaatacctatcatttgccgtgtcatttccatcgtttattttgccataaatatcaccaaaataccttaaatcacttaggtggccctaactcacgaagggccgacccgaatatgcccatcttcgaacttagcctcactattttgactatctttcaggaaaaaaaataattttgaaatcggatttgatttactcaagatatcgacgtgacggacagacggacagacggacagacggcccaaatttttattgcggattcatcatctatgaacataggcaaacactttgcccttaccgtctgcttcgaattccatcaattacacacggcatcgtaatcctataagccccttcgtacttcgtacggggctaaaaatctgcgtcgcaaagtggcaaatgttcaggaacagaccagcaagaaaatttatctgccacatgcgacgcagattttttggtaaaattttggttgttgaaacgagctaaaatacacatgcggaattttgaaaaccgacacatttcgCTTAAATCTGTTAAGGTTAGTGCACAATACATTGCACAACTCTTTAAGGTGTGGCTAGAATAAATAATAAGAGCGAGAATAAGAGTCCATGCGCTGTGGTAAGTGGTTCGGGTTATTACTACAGTAATTTAATGAGTTAAAGGTTAGTCTTAAGTATAATGTGTAAAAAATGTCTACTCAACAACTTAAGGTATGTATACAACGAAGTTATATACACAGCGGTGAAACTTCTTGTGCTTACTAAAACGTCAGCTTCTATTCGTCTTGGATCGGTATAGACTGGTACcatagaaaatggaaaaaaataagCGTTAACATCAGGTATACGTCAAGAATATTTGACAGACGgctcaacatttttcaatcaataagGTGTACTAATAAACTGATGATACCATCTTAAAGGTCCCTAATtcggcgtggggtaatttggcacactgTGTTAaacccaaggtaaatatagtgaggaggtaatgccattcagatgcgcggcctagcacataagttcgatgccaatgacatctttttttttaaatctttgactacgatttacttgtatttcacaaaaaaaaaattcactatctcacaacagatcacaactttctattccattttttgctttcgacgaagggatgagatggcgtttgtatcgaactttcgtgccactgcaTATCTGATTCGGtgatatatggcattacctcctcactatatttaccttggctaaaacaacgcatttttcaaatacgtaaaaggtgaacttaagtcgatgacatcaatgaaagtagatgacatggctaaaaagcatttacagcaataaacttgcgtttgcgagttcaccttttacgtagttcttttggcaccgtgtgccagattatcCGATACCCCTAATTCACCGAAAATGTGTacttaattaaatgaaagcaTTTCCGCAAAACAGTTGTTTTGTAAATTCGCGcctaaaataatttgagattTGCTGTGCATCTTACGGCTAACTT includes:
- the LOC119082771 gene encoding high affinity copper uptake protein 1-like; translated protein: MHHSMSFDWTTNVGDFFFKGLTINTAGSFTALCAVLIILSLTYELMKVHAAKVRARTARERLRSASCAPSETATLITSNSTTFGRQQFPQQLAKLSAEAAVFLLHNTLGYALMLSVMIYNGYLFITVVLSMGLGYFLFGHISMKVNMENMQARTTNVICAPICPEEPTSSSSSRPSGHCELTNETPTVLREIQGSSSCESNITDSCRL